Proteins from a genomic interval of Chryseobacterium indologenes:
- a CDS encoding DUF4286 family protein has product MSVLSITFHCTKDNLEEWENYIDETLVLMTENLMDVNKYILSEVHSDYIDEGKNYNLLLVFDNDELRNDFLESELKNIAERIEAQFGQEVLIFDTLLNPKKSKL; this is encoded by the coding sequence ATGAGCGTATTAAGTATAACTTTCCACTGCACGAAAGATAATCTAGAAGAATGGGAAAATTATATTGATGAAACCCTGGTTTTGATGACCGAAAATCTTATGGATGTCAACAAATATATTTTATCTGAAGTTCATAGTGATTATATTGATGAAGGAAAAAATTATAATTTGCTGTTGGTCTTTGATAATGATGAACTGAGAAATGATTTTCTTGAAAGTGAATTGAAAAATATAGCGGAGCGAATTGAAGCTCAATTCGGACAGGAAGTACTGATCTTCGACACGCTCCTGAATCCGAAGAAATCTAAGCTGTAA
- a CDS encoding N-acetyltransferase family protein: MNYELREMLPSDESRVLEIFKQGVDSGMATFETEIPTAEAWDMEYFNDCRWVLENEDNKVVGWCALKPVSKRECFKGVAEVSIYFDNEYQGKGLGSVLLKKMILDSEDHGFWTLQTNIFSDNDASVKFHQKNGFRIVGVRKRLGKLNGVWKDVIMFEKRSEML, from the coding sequence ATGAATTACGAATTAAGAGAAATGCTTCCCAGCGACGAAAGCCGTGTGCTGGAAATCTTTAAACAAGGTGTGGATAGCGGAATGGCCACTTTCGAAACAGAAATTCCAACCGCTGAGGCCTGGGATATGGAATATTTTAATGATTGCCGCTGGGTACTCGAAAACGAAGATAATAAAGTCGTGGGATGGTGTGCCCTAAAGCCGGTAAGCAAAAGAGAATGTTTCAAAGGAGTGGCGGAAGTAAGTATCTATTTCGATAATGAATATCAGGGAAAGGGATTGGGTTCGGTATTGCTTAAAAAGATGATTTTAGATAGCGAGGACCACGGATTCTGGACATTACAGACCAACATCTTCTCTGACAATGACGCTTCAGTTAAATTTCACCAGAAAAACGGCTTCAGAATAGTGGGAGTTCGCAAAAGATTAGGAAAACTCAACGGTGTATGGAAAGACGTTATCATGTTTGAAAAAAGAAGTGAAATGCTATAA
- a CDS encoding DUF421 domain-containing protein, with protein MDPILNVAVRSLCVYLFMVIGIRLFGKNQLSQLNAGDVVLLLLISNAVQNAMVGPDTSLQGGIVAALVLFLANFILKRLMFSSRSFETFMEDEPVILIRDGIADQTALNRVKITQDELEEAIREHGIEDIKHVKLSVLEVDGNISVVSEDGKSKQTHYARIKRKIKRKYH; from the coding sequence GTGGATCCTATTCTCAATGTTGCAGTCCGTTCCCTTTGTGTTTACCTGTTTATGGTAATCGGAATTCGTCTGTTTGGAAAAAATCAGCTTTCTCAGCTTAATGCCGGGGATGTTGTTTTGTTGCTTTTGATTTCCAATGCAGTTCAAAACGCAATGGTAGGACCCGACACATCATTACAAGGTGGCATTGTGGCTGCGCTCGTCCTGTTTTTAGCTAATTTCATTTTGAAACGGTTAATGTTCTCAAGCCGTTCTTTCGAAACCTTTATGGAAGATGAACCTGTCATATTGATTAGGGACGGAATTGCGGATCAGACGGCTTTAAACCGTGTAAAAATTACACAGGACGAACTGGAGGAAGCCATTCGTGAACATGGTATTGAAGATATAAAACATGTAAAATTATCTGTTCTGGAAGTAGACGGGAATATCAGTGTGGTTTCTGAAGACGGAAAAAGTAAACAGACCCATTATGCAAGGATTAAAAGAAAAATAAAAAGAAAATATCACTAA
- a CDS encoding DUF3828 domain-containing protein: protein MMKQFLVYLGILFFAISCNKKGESAASVSDSISITAKINALYSQYGKSNEMVYKQPIPGDLFSESLKKELEKAIETSKADMEKVKKSAHPDEKPLIFEGAIFSSLYEGFTRYKIQSTDIHDTTADVTVQFEYNQATPHVVWTDKVHCIKENNQWKIDNISFDPIGNSGNLKIRLSDFIQNTP from the coding sequence ATGATGAAACAATTTCTGGTATATCTTGGTATTTTATTTTTCGCTATCTCCTGCAATAAAAAGGGAGAGTCAGCTGCATCAGTCAGTGACAGCATTAGCATTACAGCAAAGATCAATGCACTGTACAGCCAGTATGGGAAGTCTAATGAAATGGTTTACAAGCAACCAATTCCGGGCGATTTATTTTCCGAAAGCCTGAAAAAAGAACTGGAAAAAGCCATAGAAACTTCAAAAGCAGATATGGAAAAAGTGAAAAAGAGCGCCCATCCGGATGAGAAACCCCTGATATTTGAAGGAGCCATTTTTTCAAGTTTATATGAGGGCTTTACCAGGTATAAGATTCAATCCACAGATATTCATGATACAACAGCTGATGTGACGGTTCAGTTTGAATATAATCAGGCTACTCCTCATGTAGTATGGACGGATAAGGTACATTGTATCAAGGAAAATAACCAATGGAAAATAGACAATATCAGTTTTGATCCGATAGGGAATTCAGGAAACCTGAAGATAAGACTTTCTGATTTTATTCAAAATACGCCTTAA
- a CDS encoding DUF3829 domain-containing protein has product MNSEDYKDDKGAKAEAIKKEIEADADALFTAGENVMAKIKPATDAAEEVILKDHPMKEYIISSKNVMNSLDSVIDLLGKQYEGKFNEAEAQKKYDEFARLVEANSKMDFNVKDQQYSYKKSQFESFNKTASGFVDNYRKLIRDSKEAGKIPDSNIQQMDSSYESVLSAYNTFVK; this is encoded by the coding sequence ATGAATTCTGAGGATTATAAAGATGATAAAGGGGCAAAGGCAGAAGCCATCAAAAAAGAAATTGAAGCTGATGCAGATGCTTTATTCACAGCAGGGGAAAATGTGATGGCAAAGATAAAACCTGCTACAGATGCCGCAGAAGAGGTGATTTTAAAAGACCATCCCATGAAAGAATATATCATCTCATCCAAAAATGTGATGAATTCTTTAGATTCAGTGATTGATCTTTTAGGGAAACAATATGAAGGAAAATTTAATGAAGCTGAAGCCCAGAAAAAATATGATGAATTTGCAAGACTGGTAGAAGCCAATTCCAAAATGGATTTCAATGTAAAAGACCAGCAGTATTCTTATAAAAAATCTCAGTTTGAAAGCTTTAACAAAACTGCCTCAGGTTTTGTAGATAATTATAGAAAGCTCATCAGAGATTCCAAAGAAGCCGGTAAGATCCCGGATAGCAATATTCAACAGATGGATTCCTCTTATGAAAGCGTCTTGAGTGCTTACAATACGTTTGTGAAATAA
- a CDS encoding type VI secretion system baseplate subunit TssF, translated as MNLDQNIYSKESVKARMLQNATKVWGLKSPQSLDPFVKLLIDAFSTEVFKANNEIQTVNARILEKLAKLLTPSIYTHPIPAHAVAFTQPYDSSEVLLEHTEFFFRKQMTSTVKSESDKQLNIPFTPVGNVRINKVHTSVMFVGNTCYSIDDRFNKIPIARFQGRTEDYRKITIGIDTSKYISENFPKYLSIFCSNPAFEHLDFVYKLLPYITVSSNGNPLFVREGLSYLTESHSDGYEQMFKEQSIRNKIIEDIKSIYRHKFIEVTGISQSLFSAPGQLPQNLDFLAEKEEITRYLDNKPYLWLTFEFPPQFSAEILDNFSFVLNAFPIYNRGWKKTEYSLDIMGNNIPLVTDEGEHFLYVDEVQDGDGRKYSEIPFTPADDLKKGLYTVRKGGMERFTNRNAVDMIANVLELTRDEIAAFSLLNRDNVKGVLSEMSDKMKSMVQKVNNAKRNIRQELNYVIMEPVEKTDHTYAAFWVTHCTLANHMRPGTELSNQLKSQTVVLLTETLGGSEEQKGTDSIQAYKYALTTRDKIISLEDVKNYCRMILKDELREVRVRRGTMISNKPKEGFVRTVEVEIIPQNYSFYGRAYWENMANIIRNQIIAKAIDGIEYIVKISNEDIDFQDI; from the coding sequence ATGAATTTAGATCAGAATATTTATTCTAAAGAATCTGTAAAAGCAAGAATGCTTCAGAATGCAACTAAAGTCTGGGGATTGAAAAGCCCGCAGTCATTGGATCCTTTTGTAAAATTGCTCATAGACGCATTCAGCACAGAAGTCTTTAAAGCGAATAATGAAATACAGACAGTGAATGCCCGAATTTTAGAAAAACTGGCAAAACTGCTGACCCCATCTATATATACTCATCCTATTCCGGCCCACGCAGTTGCGTTTACGCAGCCTTACGATTCCTCAGAAGTTTTACTGGAGCACACAGAATTTTTCTTCCGTAAACAAATGACTTCCACGGTAAAATCAGAATCAGATAAGCAGTTGAACATTCCCTTTACACCCGTAGGCAATGTGCGGATCAATAAAGTTCATACCTCTGTAATGTTTGTGGGAAATACCTGCTACAGTATTGACGACAGGTTCAATAAGATTCCTATTGCAAGGTTTCAGGGAAGAACTGAAGATTACAGAAAAATTACCATAGGAATTGATACAAGCAAATATATCAGTGAAAACTTCCCTAAATATTTAAGTATTTTCTGCTCAAATCCGGCTTTTGAACACCTGGATTTTGTGTATAAACTGTTACCGTATATTACCGTTTCCAGCAACGGAAACCCTTTGTTTGTACGAGAAGGACTGAGTTATCTTACCGAAAGCCATTCTGACGGGTACGAACAAATGTTTAAAGAACAGTCGATCCGTAATAAAATAATTGAAGATATCAAGAGTATCTATCGCCATAAATTTATTGAAGTGACAGGAATTTCTCAAAGCCTGTTTTCAGCACCCGGCCAACTTCCTCAAAATCTTGATTTCCTTGCCGAAAAAGAGGAGATTACAAGATATCTGGACAATAAACCGTACTTATGGCTTACTTTTGAGTTTCCACCGCAGTTTTCCGCAGAAATACTGGATAACTTTTCATTTGTACTCAATGCTTTCCCGATCTACAACAGAGGTTGGAAAAAAACAGAATACAGTCTCGATATCATGGGAAATAACATCCCTCTGGTAACGGATGAAGGAGAACATTTCCTGTATGTAGATGAAGTTCAGGACGGTGATGGAAGAAAGTACTCAGAAATCCCTTTCACACCTGCCGATGATCTGAAAAAAGGTTTATACACCGTACGAAAAGGAGGAATGGAACGTTTCACCAATCGAAATGCCGTAGACATGATCGCGAATGTTCTTGAATTGACAAGAGACGAGATTGCAGCATTTTCCTTACTAAACAGGGATAATGTAAAAGGCGTGCTCAGTGAGATGTCTGATAAGATGAAATCAATGGTGCAGAAAGTTAACAATGCCAAAAGAAATATCAGACAGGAGCTGAACTACGTCATTATGGAGCCTGTAGAAAAAACAGACCATACCTATGCGGCGTTTTGGGTTACCCACTGTACACTTGCCAATCATATGCGTCCGGGCACCGAACTTTCCAATCAGCTGAAATCGCAGACGGTTGTCTTGCTTACAGAAACCTTAGGCGGCTCGGAAGAACAGAAAGGGACAGATAGCATTCAGGCGTATAAATATGCGCTGACAACAAGAGATAAGATTATTTCTCTTGAAGATGTTAAAAATTATTGCCGCATGATACTGAAAGATGAACTCAGAGAAGTGAGAGTCAGAAGAGGTACCATGATCAGCAATAAACCTAAAGAAGGCTTTGTAAGAACCGTTGAAGTAGAGATTATTCCACAGAATTATTCCTTTTACGGAAGAGCCTATTGGGAAAATATGGCTAATATTATCAGAAACCAGATCATTGCAAAAGCAATAGATGGGATTGAATATATAGTAAAGATAAGTAATGAAGATATTGATTTTCAGGATATATAA
- a CDS encoding GPW/gp25 family protein: protein MDTPNYRMPFVPSTLMTEGGSIDTCDMGESIAHNIMLLITTKKGENRYDENYGNDVWNLEFDNGVTSAVWENVFIKSLRRQIQEYEPRIVHPQIDAHIQFVEHSYDTKEHTEIKKKVRIAINAKMEETGERFSFSTELFLSPMSID from the coding sequence ATGGATACACCAAATTACAGAATGCCTTTCGTGCCGTCTACTTTAATGACCGAAGGCGGAAGTATCGATACCTGCGATATGGGAGAAAGCATAGCTCACAATATTATGCTGCTGATCACCACCAAAAAGGGAGAAAACAGATATGATGAAAACTACGGAAACGACGTTTGGAACCTGGAATTCGACAACGGAGTTACAAGTGCCGTCTGGGAAAATGTTTTTATCAAAAGCCTTCGCAGACAAATTCAGGAATACGAACCAAGAATTGTACACCCGCAGATTGATGCTCATATCCAATTCGTAGAACACAGCTACGACACCAAAGAACACACAGAAATTAAAAAGAAAGTAAGAATTGCCATCAATGCCAAAATGGAGGAAACAGGAGAACGTTTCAGTTTTTCAACAGAATTATTCCTGAGCCCGATGTCTATTGATTAA
- a CDS encoding peptidase M14, translating to MNFEQIYTPTPDFSNRYISPEKLFSYLQTNLSDYIQQIGTSYLGKPIYQLSVGTGNIQVLAWSQMHGNESNATHAMLDLLVSLDNAPELKDDLFSKIKLDFIFMLNPDGSERWTRLNAADIDLNRDFHNEASKEIKYLKNAVAAKKYDYALNLHEQRTIFTTDGTHPATLSFLAPSENVERTVTENRKKCMAVIGSVFNHLKEMIPDHIGRYSDEFYPTSTGDNFIKGGMPTILFEGGHFIDDYTRKETRKYYTIALYYALKAMCELNSDTTGWESYLEIPENKETHYDIIYRNVKLNTEHECILDIAVQYREIKEDGKDEISFVPFVMEAGEVRRRKGWLEIDCTGKKFISANKYPKLDAAVDFTIEE from the coding sequence ATGAATTTTGAACAGATCTATACTCCAACCCCTGATTTCTCAAATCGCTATATTTCCCCTGAAAAATTATTTTCTTACCTACAGACCAATCTCAGCGATTATATTCAACAGATAGGAACATCCTATTTGGGTAAGCCTATTTACCAGCTAAGTGTCGGTACCGGTAACATTCAGGTTCTCGCCTGGTCACAGATGCACGGAAACGAATCCAATGCCACCCATGCGATGCTCGATCTTTTGGTAAGCCTTGATAATGCTCCTGAGCTAAAAGATGATCTTTTCAGTAAAATCAAACTGGATTTTATTTTTATGCTGAACCCGGACGGTTCTGAACGATGGACCCGACTGAATGCAGCAGATATTGATCTTAACAGAGATTTTCATAACGAAGCCAGCAAGGAGATTAAATATCTTAAAAATGCCGTGGCTGCAAAGAAATATGATTATGCATTAAATTTACACGAGCAGAGAACAATCTTTACTACAGACGGTACTCATCCTGCTACACTTTCTTTTTTAGCACCTTCTGAAAATGTGGAGCGTACGGTAACCGAAAACAGGAAGAAATGTATGGCAGTGATCGGAAGTGTCTTTAACCACCTGAAAGAAATGATCCCGGACCATATCGGAAGATATTCTGATGAATTTTATCCAACTTCTACGGGAGATAATTTCATTAAAGGAGGAATGCCTACCATTTTATTCGAAGGCGGTCACTTTATAGATGACTATACCAGAAAAGAAACCCGAAAATATTATACTATTGCTCTTTATTATGCATTGAAGGCAATGTGTGAACTTAATTCTGATACAACAGGATGGGAGAGCTATCTTGAAATTCCTGAAAATAAAGAAACGCACTACGATATTATCTATAGGAACGTAAAACTTAATACAGAGCATGAGTGTATCCTGGATATCGCGGTTCAGTACAGAGAAATAAAAGAAGATGGAAAAGATGAAATCTCTTTTGTTCCTTTTGTAATGGAAGCCGGTGAAGTACGAAGAAGAAAAGGATGGCTGGAAATAGACTGTACCGGGAAAAAATTTATTTCTGCCAATAAGTATCCTAAATTGGATGCAGCCGTAGATTTTACAATTGAAGAGTAA